A part of Paenibacillus sp. sptzw28 genomic DNA contains:
- a CDS encoding ABC transporter ATP-binding protein: MPHIVYYLKKLHVFAGLKLYSNLLGMVLISFFEGVGIYLIVPMLSFIGVFNVSTGGIPYLSSIIEKLNTVPSAYKLPLVLAAYIVLIIGQAWLQRNQTNMSMAIQQGFMGYLRTKIYQALMKAKWSFFLKKRKSDFNHIMTNELARVSQGIYLFMTLFTSLVFTVIQIGFAFWLSFELTAFVLVCGFVLALFSRKFIKNAKRLGRNTTELSQSYMGGITEHFNGIKDIKSNRLEELHLTWFQALNDRMKVNMIQFARLQSNSQFFYKVAAALLITLFVYSSNTIFHIKGEQLIVIIIIFSRLWPRFAGIQSSWEQVVSTIPAFKSLRELERECEEAQESRFFDESIKPIRIEEGIECRHIHFRYDLDNVPYALEDINLKIPANTMTAIVGKSGAGKSTLIDILIGLLQPEEGQVIIDGVPLSTENVYSLRRSVSYVSQDPFLFNASIRENLMQVEPNASEEQLWEALAFSASDEFVRKLPQGLDTIIGDRGVRLSGGERQRIVLARAILRKPAILVLDEATSALDTENEAKIKQSLDRLKGSMTIIVIAHRLSTIRNADQVLVLEQGRIIQQGGFQQLSKESKGTFSQLLAYQAEANQ, encoded by the coding sequence ATGCCTCATATTGTTTATTACCTCAAAAAATTACACGTATTCGCCGGACTCAAGCTCTATTCCAACCTTCTCGGTATGGTGTTGATTAGTTTTTTTGAAGGAGTCGGAATCTATCTGATAGTTCCGATGCTTAGCTTTATCGGTGTTTTTAATGTAAGTACCGGGGGAATCCCCTACCTCTCTTCAATCATCGAAAAACTGAATACCGTTCCGAGCGCATATAAACTGCCGCTTGTCCTTGCTGCTTACATTGTACTCATTATAGGCCAAGCATGGCTGCAGCGGAATCAAACCAATATGAGCATGGCCATTCAACAAGGCTTTATGGGTTACCTAAGAACGAAAATTTATCAGGCTCTTATGAAGGCGAAATGGTCTTTCTTTCTTAAGAAAAGGAAGTCTGATTTTAATCATATTATGACGAACGAGTTAGCCCGTGTCAGCCAAGGGATTTACTTGTTCATGACTTTATTCACCTCGCTTGTTTTCACCGTGATCCAGATCGGCTTTGCGTTCTGGCTGTCGTTTGAATTGACCGCGTTCGTGCTTGTATGCGGGTTCGTGCTTGCTTTGTTTTCCCGGAAATTCATCAAAAATGCGAAGAGACTGGGAAGGAATACGACCGAGCTCTCACAGAGCTATATGGGCGGGATTACCGAACATTTCAACGGTATTAAGGATATTAAGAGCAATAGGCTGGAAGAGCTGCATCTTACATGGTTTCAAGCGTTAAATGACCGAATGAAGGTTAATATGATCCAGTTTGCCAGATTGCAATCGAACTCGCAGTTTTTCTATAAAGTAGCGGCTGCCCTTCTCATTACGTTGTTCGTTTATTCATCGAACACAATTTTTCATATTAAAGGCGAACAGCTTATTGTTATTATTATTATATTTTCCCGGTTATGGCCCCGGTTTGCAGGCATACAGTCAAGCTGGGAACAGGTAGTCTCGACGATTCCCGCCTTTAAGAGTTTAAGGGAACTGGAGAGGGAATGCGAGGAAGCGCAGGAATCAAGGTTTTTTGATGAAAGCATTAAACCTATCCGGATCGAAGAGGGCATTGAATGCCGTCATATCCACTTCCGGTACGACCTGGATAATGTACCTTATGCTCTTGAAGATATTAATCTGAAGATTCCGGCCAACACCATGACCGCGATCGTTGGAAAATCCGGAGCCGGGAAGAGCACTCTGATCGATATCCTTATCGGACTCCTGCAGCCGGAGGAGGGCCAGGTTATTATAGACGGCGTTCCGCTGAGTACGGAGAATGTGTATTCCTTAAGACGTTCTGTCAGCTACGTTTCGCAGGATCCCTTCCTATTCAATGCAAGCATCAGAGAAAATCTGATGCAGGTTGAGCCGAATGCGAGCGAAGAACAGCTCTGGGAAGCATTAGCCTTTTCCGCTTCGGATGAGTTTGTCAGGAAGCTCCCTCAAGGCCTTGATACAATCATTGGTGATCGGGGTGTCCGTCTTTCGGGCGGAGAAAGGCAGCGTATTGTACTAGCCAGGGCGATACTAAGAAAACCGGCTATTCTCGTATTGGATGAAGCAACAAGTGCTCTTGACACCGAGAACGAAGCGAAGATCAAGCAATCGCTCGATCGTCTGAAGGGGTCGATGACCATTATTGTTATAGCTCACCGGCTATCCACCATTCGGAATGCCGATCAAGTGCTTGTTCTGGAGCAGGGCAGAATTATTCAGCAGGGAGGCTTTCAACAGCTTTCCAAAGAAAGCAAAGGCACATTCAGTCAATTACTCGCTTATCAAGCAGAAGCGAATCAGTAG
- a CDS encoding nucleotidyltransferase family protein has translation MDNRFCLDLSSFSKELKLLVSLIGMKDAPEVPDHIKNYLTEEDMDWNQFVQLARHHRVYPTVYSKLSKFGNDLIPAEVVRALYMDYNKNTFQMMHITAEMDKICKQFDEHNIRSLMLKGPVLAQALYGDISLRTSKDLDILIPVDDVDRAEKILLSSGYTITDERPRILDDWKVKKHHISYYNPQTKVQIEVHWRLNPETGKEPAFEELWERRSTSSLTSYPVYFPGNEDLFLYLVSHGARHAWFRLRWLIDIDRMVRNKLDWGKLIPLLKEYHCSDLAGQALILASELIETPLSQEMKTLTADKRPYRLAQSSIDFIKEIMRLSPTKHYKRYLLSIKSNHQKWNYMVGLMYPSSWDAQTLPLPKQLHFLYVPLRPILWIWRRMKQQVTP, from the coding sequence ATGGATAACAGATTCTGTCTTGATTTAAGTTCATTCTCGAAAGAATTGAAGCTGCTGGTTTCTTTGATCGGGATGAAGGATGCTCCGGAGGTACCGGATCATATCAAGAATTATCTTACTGAAGAAGACATGGACTGGAATCAATTCGTCCAACTGGCCAGACATCATCGTGTCTATCCGACGGTCTATTCAAAGCTGAGCAAATTCGGCAATGATCTTATTCCTGCCGAGGTGGTCCGTGCCCTATACATGGATTACAACAAGAATACCTTTCAAATGATGCATATAACGGCTGAAATGGATAAAATATGCAAACAATTCGATGAACATAATATTCGTTCGCTGATGCTGAAAGGCCCCGTCCTCGCACAAGCTCTTTATGGAGACATCTCTCTTCGCACGTCTAAAGACCTGGACATTCTGATCCCAGTTGATGATGTTGATAGAGCGGAGAAGATTCTACTCTCATCCGGATATACGATAACGGATGAAAGACCCCGCATTTTGGACGACTGGAAAGTAAAGAAGCATCACATTTCCTATTATAACCCCCAAACGAAGGTTCAAATCGAAGTCCATTGGAGACTGAATCCGGAAACGGGCAAAGAACCCGCTTTCGAAGAGCTGTGGGAACGGAGAAGCACGAGCTCGCTTACCAGCTATCCGGTTTATTTTCCGGGAAATGAAGATTTGTTTCTCTATCTTGTTTCACATGGCGCCCGTCATGCCTGGTTTCGGCTTCGCTGGCTGATTGATATTGATCGCATGGTGCGAAACAAACTGGATTGGGGGAAGCTCATTCCTCTGTTGAAAGAATACCACTGCAGCGATTTGGCCGGACAGGCGCTCATATTAGCCTCCGAGTTAATAGAAACGCCCCTCAGCCAAGAGATGAAAACCTTGACTGCGGATAAACGTCCTTACCGTTTAGCCCAAAGCTCGATTGATTTTATAAAAGAAATTATGCGTTTAAGCCCGACTAAGCATTACAAAAGGTATTTACTGTCAATAAAATCCAATCATCAAAAATGGAATTATATGGTCGGCCTCATGTATCCGAGCTCGTGGGATGCACAGACATTGCCCTTGCCAAAGCAGCTGCATTTCCTGTATGTACCCTTACGGCCGATATTGTGGATTTGGCGGCGCATGAAACAACAAGTAACACCATAG